ATACAGGTCCCGACGTATTCGGCGGGCGGCTCGCCGCTACGCGCCGGACGGAAACGCCGGCCCCGCGGACGGGGCAGGGGGTTGATTTGGTCGGGCTGCGACCTACAGTGGACGCAGCGGCCGGGAAGCCGCGAACACAGAAAGGGAGCAACCGATGACGTGGCGAGCGATCGCAGTGATGGCGGTGGCGGCGGGCATCGCGGGGGCGCAGCAGGGCCCGCCACCCAACCAGCAGGCGGTTCAGCAGGGGCTTGAGGCGCTCTTCAAGGCGATGAGCAGTGCGCAGCAACAGGGGGCGCCGGCGGCGCTGATTGACCACCGGGAGCTGAAGTCCCTGCTGCCGGCGACGCTGAAGGGCTTCAGGCGCACGAGCGCCTCCTCGGAGCGCAGCGGTGCGTTGGGGATGACGATTTCTCGCGCGGAAGGGGTCTACGAGGGCGCGAACGACGCGCGAATCGAAATCGAATACAGCGATCTCGGCGGTCTGGGCGGCCTAGGTGCGTTCGCGCAGGCGGCGTGGGTCGGTGCGGATATTGATCGTGAAACGGACCGTGGCTTTGAGCGCACCACCAAGTACAAGGGCCACAAGGCGCATGAGGAGTACGACAACGAGGACAAGTCCGGCAAGCTGGAGGTGCTGCTCGGCGGCCGGCTGATGGTGACGGTACGGGGCTACCGCGTGAAGCTCGACGAGCTCCGCGCTGCGATGGACCAGATTGATCTCGCGAAACTCGCCGCACTAAAGCCGGTGGAGTCGAAGCAGACGAGGTAGGGAGGGCTGGAGAGAGGAGGGAGCCGCAGTTTGGGCGAGGCAGGTGTGCGGCGGGCCGGTTCGCGACGCGCGAGCCGTTGAAGTAACATCGGCGGCGCGATGAGCGCGACCGGGGGACCGCCGAAAGGGAAGGCGGGTTCGCTTGCCGATCGCGCGCGTCACTGCGTTTCGACTGTAGAAGAAGGCGGGACGGGAGCGCGGTGAGGACGCGGGGCGATGCCCAGGATTTTTGACAACATCGATCAGTCTCTGCTGCCCGCGCTCCGACAGACGCTTCAGGACTGCAGCGCGGCGGCGTTTTGTGTTGGCTACCTCAATCTGCGCGGCTGGGGACAGATTGCAGATTTGATCGAGCGACTCCCCGGCGGCGAGGACGACCGTTGTTGTCGGCTTCTGGTGGGCATGCATCGCCCGCCCGACGAAGAAATGAAGCTGCTCGGCAGCATCCGCCGGCGCGGCGCGACGCCCGACGGCCCAACGCTCGCGCGGCTCAAACGCCGTGTGAGCGAGAGCTTCAAGGAACAGCTTGAGTTCGGTGTGCCCACCGCGGAAACCGAATCCTCGCTGCGTTTGCTCGCCCGACAGTTGCATGCTCGGAAGGTGCGCGTGAAAGCGTTCCTCGGCTACCCGCTGCATGCCAAACTCTATCTGGTTCACCGCTCCGATCCCGTTGCGCCGCTGGTCGCGTTTGTGGGTAGCAGCAACCTCACGCTCGCAGGGTTGTCACATCAGGGCGAGCTGAACGTTGACGTCGTGGAGCAGGACGCCGCGAGCAAACTGCTGAACTGGTTCGAGGAGCGCTGGAAAGACCCGAACGCCTTCGACATCAGTGAAGAGCTCGCCCAGCTCATTGACAAAAGCTGGGCCGGCGTGACCGACGTGCGGCCCTATCTGGTGTACCTCAAGATCGCATACCACCTCTGCGAGGAAGCCCGTCAGGGCGAGCGCGAGTTCAAGCTTCCGAAACTCCTGCGAGGGGTGTTGCTGGATTTTCAAGCCAGCGCCGTTTCTCTTGCGGCGCACTATCTCTATCGCCGTGGCGGTGTGCTGCTGGGCGACGTCGTCGGGCTAGGCAAGACCTTGATGGCCACCGCCGTCGCCCGCGTGTTGCAGGAGGATGACGACAGCAACACGCTGGTCATTTGTCCACCGAAGCTCCAGCCGATGTGGGAGCTGCACTTTCAAGAATACCAGATCACCGGTCGCGTTCTTTCCCTCGGGAGAGTCATCGAGGAGCTGCCGGCATTGCCCCGCTACCGCCTTCTGGTGATCGACGAGAGCCACAACCTGCGCAACCGCGAAGGCCGGCGATACCACGCGATCCGGGATTACATCGAGCGCAACGAACCCCGTGTGCTTTTACTGACGGCCACGCCCTACAACAAGCAGTTCACCGACCTCGGCAGCCAGTTGCGCCTGTTCGTGGACGAAGACGCCGACCTGCGCGTGCGCCCGGAGCAGTTCTTCCGAGACTGGCATCAAAACGGCCAGACCGAGGCCGACTTCATCGCCCGCTTTCAGACCTCGCCCCGCTCCCTGCGCGCGTTCGAGCAGAGCAACCCCCCGGACGACTGGGGTGAGCGCATGTTGCCGTCGGCCAAGCCGCGCCGCGAAGTAGATTTTCACGGCATTGCCAGAAAAGTTGCCGACGAAGGCAAGGCCAATTCCAAGGGCAAACAAAACGGCGCATCCCGGCGCACCAGACAGCCTCTGCTCGTTGCACTTCCAGTTCAAAGAAGTGAACCGACGGCCCAAGAATCTGGGTTTGTAGCCGCTACTTGTTCCACCTATGCCAACTGAAGCCGACGCCAGAATCGTTGTGGATCGCCTGTTACGCGAGGCGGGCTGGGACATCGAAGACAAGTCCCAAGTCTCCACTGAAGAACCCGCTGCTGATGGGCGCGCCGATTACCTGCTCAAGAACCGGCGCGGACAACCGCTCGCGCCCGTCGAGACGAAGCGGTTCTCCATTGATCCCTACTCGGCCAAGCAGCAAGCCCGGGACTACGCGGTAGCCCTTCGTGCGCCGTTCGTGATTCTGAGCAACGGCCAAGAGTATTACTTCTGGGATTACGAAAACGGCGATGCCCGTCCAATCCTCGGCTTCCCGTCGCCCGCCGACCTAGAGCGCCGCGCCAATCTCCGTCAGCACCGCACAGGCAACATCGCCACGTCGCTCCGTGCCATTCCATATCCCACGCGCTTTCGCTTCCGAGGTGAAGACGTCGAGGTTCGCCCCTACCAGTTGCGCTGCCTGCAAGCCGCTGATGAAGCCCTCATCGCTGGCCGCCGCCGGATGCTCTTTGAGATGGCCACAGGAACGGGCAAAACCCTCACGCTGGCCATGCTGATGAAGCGTTGGTTTCAGGCCGCCGCCATCTCGCGCGTGCTGTTCCTGGCCGACCGCATCGAGTTGGCCAAACAGGCCAAGGAGACATTTGACGATTACCTTCGTGATTA
The Kiritimatiellia bacterium DNA segment above includes these coding regions:
- a CDS encoding phospholipase D-like domain-containing protein; translated protein: MPRIFDNIDQSLLPALRQTLQDCSAAAFCVGYLNLRGWGQIADLIERLPGGEDDRCCRLLVGMHRPPDEEMKLLGSIRRRGATPDGPTLARLKRRVSESFKEQLEFGVPTAETESSLRLLARQLHARKVRVKAFLGYPLHAKLYLVHRSDPVAPLVAFVGSSNLTLAGLSHQGELNVDVVEQDAASKLLNWFEERWKDPNAFDISEELAQLIDKSWAGVTDVRPYLVYLKIAYHLCEEARQGEREFKLPKLLRGVLLDFQASAVSLAAHYLYRRGGVLLGDVVGLGKTLMATAVARVLQEDDDSNTLVICPPKLQPMWELHFQEYQITGRVLSLGRVIEELPALPRYRLLVIDESHNLRNREGRRYHAIRDYIERNEPRVLLLTATPYNKQFTDLGSQLRLFVDEDADLRVRPEQFFRDWHQNGQTEADFIARFQTSPRSLRAFEQSNPPDDWGERMLPSAKPRREVDFHGIARKVADEGKANSKGKQNGASRRTRQPLLVALPVQRSEPTAQESGFVAATCSTYAN
- a CDS encoding DEAD/DEAH box helicase family protein — its product is MDRLLREAGWDIEDKSQVSTEEPAADGRADYLLKNRRGQPLAPVETKRFSIDPYSAKQQARDYAVALRAPFVILSNGQEYYFWDYENGDARPILGFPSPADLERRANLRQHRTGNIATSLRAIPYPTRFRFRGEDVEVRPYQLRCLQAADEALIAGRRRMLFEMATGTGKTLTLAMLMKRWFQAAAISRVLFLADRIELAKQAKETFDDYLRDYPCTLLYGGKRSLEGQIVVGTLDTIAGQLGPGGFGHAYFDLVVTDECHRSIYNTHRATLAHFDAIHIGLTATPNPGELRWVSEHERQLVRSTYMFFD